cttttttctcttcGGATCTTGAGCATCTTGGCCCAGACTGGGCAACTCAGGTCCTCCCAAATCTGCTGCAGACAAACCTAGCAGAGAAATATCATGCATTCATGATTTCTTCTTGGCTCAACAGCACACTGTGGAAACCAGTGGCAAAAACATGTTCTGTTTGGCAGTTCAATTCAAAGACTGCACTTTGAATTTAATGATGTGTGTATTTAAGCATCCGATGTCATACATCGCATCATCTTTGGAGTAATCAGTACTCAAATTTAAGACCAAATGGCTACAAAACCAAACCCATTATGGCCTGTGATTAGTcgacagaagaggaagaggagtcaTCATCACGATGAAAAAGCAAGAAGATGACACAAAACTGAAGCTTTAGAGGGACATGCGTTGTCCTTCTCACTGCATCAGTGCAATGACATCAACATTAAACATACAACATCAACATGTTGCTGAcccaaaaacacatcacaccAGTGTTACAGCACAAGACAAAGCTTAGTAAAACACTGATGACACCGACAACGGCACACAGCAAATGTTTTAAGAgctaaaaaaacatttgctaaCAACAGATAATTCCACTTTCACAGCAAAAACTAACTTTTGCATTCATACGTTAACCAATTACTGCAACACAAAACCAGTACTGCAACCAGAACAAGGTCATTTCCATGGGGCacgcacacataaacaaacaggtgtgagtgttttttctgGTGAATGATAATTAAATAACTATGCAGCATTACTGGTTCTGCAAAAGAAATAACCCTGCTAAAGATAACATCTTAATCTCACTCATGCAACGTGCAACAACACGTGTGCCTCTCAGTCTCACAGACAGAAGGTGCACacagaacaaagacacacatggacaaacaaacaaacacaaagaccaCAGGTGGACGTGGTCAAGGCTTTACCAGGTATTTGGTCCTCAGCTCTCTGTCCAGTGGGATACCCAAGTCCGAGTCCTAATGGCAGCAGATAAGGGGGGACTGTCACTAGGGTCACTCACAATAGAGACTGACACTATGGCCTGCAATCTTTTTACGATCTGATTAAAACATCAGTGGcgttaaaggtccagcgtgtaataTTTGGGTAGgtttttattggcagaaattgaatacattACCCatcagtatgtttgtataagtgtataagaAATTTAACATAAAGAAGGAGGCCACCGTCTTGCCTTGCCATGTTCCTCCAGTAATCCAATTAAACTGATCAGACAGAGTGTGTATTTGGCATTTTGAAGGGGAAGTTCATGacaaaaaatgacttattttctGGTCTGTAGTTTCCTGACATGTACGGGGAAACAGAGGGGTGAGCGtctgttacaatctgcagttttTCCATTAAGGTAGGCTTCATACTTTCCACGGCCACTTATCTGCAGAGTTCCACTAGTATATTGTGATTATGAAATtttattatgtctttaaatgGATGGAAGTAAAGTAAAGAGTCCTGACGTAAAGCATGATTCATCACCTACCTGGTCGAGCTCCATGATAGCCCATGCCGGCGAGAGATCCTTGCCCGTATCCTGGCAAGGAAACAAAGTTCAGTctagtcaagtcaagtcaactttatttctagagcacatttaaaaaacagtgcTTTGCAGAGTTCAAGGAACAGCAACAAAAACgatataaaactgtaaaatagtgacataataaaatagtaaaaactaCGTAGAATTGTCCGGGGTTGACTATTCTTATCCTTATGTGAagggtcagtcagtcatcatctaccgctttatcctccaccagagggtcgcggggggtgctgtgccaatctcagctacatcgggcgataggcggggtacgccctggacagttcgccagtccatcgcagggccacacacaactagagacaaacaaccattcactctcacactcactcctatggtcaatttagagtgtccaattgacctaatccccacattgcatgttttttagactgtgggaggaagccggagaacccggagagaacccacgcacacacggggagaacatgcaaactccatgcagaaaggcccttgttccaaccggggctcgaacccgggtcttctcactgcaaggcgagagtgctaaccactacaccaccgtgtgacccatGTGAAGGGtcattaattaatatttttttaatcatcttagggaaattatttctctgcatttgacccatcctagaattaggagcagtgggttGCCACCCAGGgcacccagggagcaatgggggttgggtaccttgctcaggggtaccccagcccttcggcgaccctccagttacaagccaattTCCTTTTCCAATTAGAAGTGATTTAAGGTATTCAATAGTGGaggcagatttaatttccatgggtaactcgttccaaagtttaggggcagctacagaaaaggctTTTAGTTGGGATTTTGGCTACATCTAAAAGCAGCCTgttattagacctcagagctcgggatggggtgtgaagaagaaggaaCTCCGAGAGGGAAGATGGTGCCAAACCGTTaggagctttaaaaaccaacaataaaatcttaaaatcaatcctaaaacaaATAGGAACACGGATGTACTGTGGTCTCTTTCCTGTTAAAAAGTGAGTGGCAGCGATCTGGACCAGCTGGAGTCGCTGGATACATGACAGATTATTACAATAATCCAGCCGAGATGTTACAAAAGTGTGAATTAGTGTCTCTAAAACCTTGCAAGGGAGACAGGCCTTCACCTTGGCGAGGAGCCTTAGTTGAAAAAAAAGCTTGACTTAACGACGGCCGAGGTTTGTTTGCCGGCATTCGGAGGAGGTAGAGcaatatttttaaatcacaacaacactaacaaacacactACATTACTCGTGGGCCCGGGTTTTTTCCGCTGCTACACAAGCTCAATGTCATTTATGTGCTCGGACGCGACCCAACTAATGCATCATTTTCACAGACAGTGACAAAGTGCCTCTTAGTTGGGATtcatcaaacaaacaagcagagcTATTTCAGAACCATGCGGGGACAACACTGCACAGAAAACCACGAGACAAACTGTGTCATTACTTACCGGGCAGATTGCCAAGACCAGCACCATAGGctgcaaaatcaaaacacagagTTAATGAACAGAGTTAATGAAGAGAGtgctttacatttttataagcAACACTGGCTCCTGTATGCATCACTGTATTCTGTATGAGTTTGTATGTAGACACGCCGTCACTCACTGTAAGAACAGAATGTCATCTGTATATGTTGGTCTACAAACGTGGCCATTTTGGCCACTGATGCAGAAGTCAAAAAGTCACCACCACCAGGCTCGTTTAAAGCGTCATCATGTTCACAAATTCAGTTAAACAGTGTTGTGCTAGAAAATTgcagttgttttaaatgaattgtcGCCGTCCTGGTCAGGCCTCTCTCGTCAAAGAGTTTATATATCTCTTAAATAAAGGtcaggtaaaataaaatacagtatttacaaaTACTGTATCTCTGCTGCTGATACCccttaaacatttatttattgcaagTGCTTTATTGTAAAGTCTTTACTTAGAGAGAATTCAATTATTGCTTACATGTAAATCATCTCCTCTGTGCTTGTAGTCAAAGGGTGAGGATAAAACTACGATTTCATGGTTTGTCACTGCAATTAGCACGGGTGCCATTAGATGccaataaatgtatttataagaTGATTTGATACAATACTCTAGTATCAGTATTGGTGCGATACTGGCCAAAATGCTGTAAAGAAAGatgtttaaaatatacattagtAGATTACTTGATCTTCTTTTATACATTAGCTTTGTTACTTCAATCACTGGACCAGGTTTATGTTTCTTTGTTagttttttcctgtgttttaatTAGAATGAGAAATTGAACAATTTCCTGTAAAAATGCcctgaaaaaaaatggaaggaTTTTAAGTAAATCTCTTTAAAGTCAtatgtgtgaataaataaacaaatacaaaaataccaCGTCTTGCATCCTGACCGTAGCCCAGTCCCAGTCCATTTGGAAGTCCAGTCCCCAGACCCATTCCTGTGCCCAGGCTGGCACCTGCAATTGCATTGATTGAGCATATATGATTTATTTGATAAGACCTGTCAGTCATGCTCAACAGAAAGAAGCAGCAGTTGAAGAAGATGACTTTCTAAGGTGATATTGACTTACCATATGCTCCCTGGGTTCCATATCCACCCGGCTTCAGACCTGCTCTACCTCCCAATCCAAGAGACCTGTAACCTCCTGCACACGTGAGAGAAGCAAATCAGTGTTGTTGACGATCAGCCATAGTCAAGGTGATCTCCACTGGGTTTTTCACCTCAAAGGTTGGATTAAAAACTGCTTTGCCCTTTATCCAAATAAAACGTTTTCCAGAATTTCTCAAATCAGAAAACCTTGTTTTCTAGACCTCGACTTTATGTAGTTTTATACTTGCGTTCCTACTTTGTTGTTAAGATTGTACCTTGTGTTTAGTAGAAAAGTAAATTGTAATAAAAGcatggatgaatgaatgcagaatTCCCAGAAAATTACATTCACGCTTTAAAAGCAAATAATCACAAATGTGCATgaatttcacacaaacatgcttcACCATAAGCACGGTCAGAACTATAAagcctgaatgaatgaataaagggATATAATGACATGACTTTGGACACGATCACTCCAGTACATTTGTGTGACCAGCTGTCAAAATCATGTCAATGCTTTAGTGCATTAGAGCAGactctttcacactaaattcCAGACTTTCAAGACTGCGCAAGCACACTGGTTGAATCTTGTATGAAAGATTTCTGTGAATCTGTTTGTCAAACAGAATAACTAAGTTAATTATGATGTGACTCACCAACACCAAGCTGAGCCCCTGGATAACGTCCAACTGTtgttgaagaaaagaaacaataaaatacttgtGACTTATCTGTAGTGAAAGTAAAAGAAGGGCATGCAGATTAAAGGAAAGTCAAACATACGTCCAGTCTTCATTGCTTTGCTGCCATATCGGTTCCCCAGAGCGCCGAGGGCCCCTGCAACTAAGTTCAGACAtaagttttaatttttttgttgttcttctgtttaaaaatgtttaatggcatgttattttaataggttttattaagaaaaaacacaactgacCTCCAGGTTTTACTCCAACATTAACacctggagaaaaaacaaaatgtagaaacagatgacaaacaaaagaaaatgaaattaaaaacatacaagAATGTGTGGATTAATCTGAAAGCTCTTAAAGTACATGAgcaaaaagtttaaaaaagtgaaacGTGAAGTTGAAAATGTGAAGGTGTGGTGTACCTCTGGCTGGCAGCACTCTCCCCCAGGACACACTCTGAGGTTTAACCCcttgaaaaggaaaacaaattaaatattagtaatatataaatatctatgtATTTAATAGTAGCTGTTGTTGTCAAATAGAGTCATAAGTCCACACCATACTGTTCATGTTAgggtaaaaatggaaaataattacTGCATTAATGACATTTCCTTGCAAAAtaggtcattattattattttgaagataTATGTAATTCctaattaattataattatactgAATAATTGTCGTTAAAACAAAGAGACTAAGTTTGGTTTGTGTTAAGTTTCCTTTCATGTCTTTGACAGACGACGGACAAGGATGACTTCAAACTTGTGAATGTTACAAATGTCACGGCGGTGTTTCatggcagcacacacacacacacacacacacacacagatccttTGAAGGAAGGAGAGGATGACGACGTCTGCGTGTCAGTTCTGCTCACATTTGCccgtcagattttttttttcttcagggtCTCGTGATTCAAAGGAATTAGATAATATGAAGCGCAGCAGAGACTTGGCGGGATCACTGATGCTGCAGCAGCCCGCAGACTGTCCAGCGCTGTCCAACGCCTCAATCTCAGAGACATGATATCTAACAAGTGAGTGAGAGTGACCCACGGAGGAGGACACTCATCCATTATGAAATCATACTGAGAAGATATTCCCTAattagtcccacaatggggGAATTTGCTAtacaaaatattacaaacatgtaggtttataaaaaaaaaaagtggtggcTTTGCAGAGCAGAAATTTTGACACAGAACAGCACAGGTGCTCatgtcaggacagtgtgacagtgaaccagcatgcaccctgaaactgaggaagctaaatggaacacagccatCATTATTGTGACCATTTTACACCCAtgattttcctactgtgacctgtcaaaattgTGTAgcatgaatattattattatatagctctgtttaaaataagtgaaattTGCTAAATAAAACTGTGCAGCATTAGTCAAAATGTAATTGCATTGCAACAGTTACACTATGTCACtgtctattttatattttgttcaaATTGGATGATTTTAAGTGATTATACATGACTCAGAGAATCATATTCCGACACTTTGACAAACGTCTGAACACAAAGTGAAAGTCAAAGACCAAAAGCTCCATGTAAAATGCAGCCGTCTGTCTTTTACTCATGCACATAAATCCTGCGTTTTTCTTACCGCCTTGCAGAGTTTGCTGAGCCAGCCAGAGGACCAGCGAGGTCTGGAGCAGAGCTCGCACCAGCATGATGGAGGAGACGAGATCGACACAACTGAGCAGCACAGGGAGTGAAGAGAGCAGCTGATGAGAGGACAAGGATTTAAGGTCCCACAGTCTCCCGGTGTCTTTTATATGATCTTCTCTCTGATTCACTCCCACTGAGATGTCCTGccctctgaacacacacacacacacacacacacacatacacaattcaaatcttggccctaaatttaaccagttcttctgaaatgaggttctgcctcattaggaccaggttttggtctccatgaggatgacaaggtcagtgtttatgctagaaAAGGTCCTGTAGAGCttacaagcacacacatgtttgcCAAGCTATTCTTTGTCTTGTTACAACACAACAGCCTGATTAAAACTTTatacttaaccttaaccataaccagttaacccTGACTTTTAACTAATCATAAACCACATCTCACTCCTTACGAGGTAAATGAGTACAAAGGATTTATACACACGTGCTTCTCAGAACATAAGAGATGCATTTCAGACACTGGTTTTATCATAATATCATGAACACgtttttaaattcataaaacttaattttaatcatttaatcttATCTGTCTTGAGCAACTGTAAAGAACACTCCCTGTCAACCTCATCCAAGTGAAGACAAAGATAAAAAGCTGTTGTGCCACTCGCTGCTCTGTCACTATGTGCGGGGAAAGTGAACATGGGGCTGGTGAGTAAAGCGAGGACTTGtgaattgatcattttaaatatacaaaGGCCATAAAACAGAGGCTGGTGTTGTGGTGAGGAAGTTGATCCCTGCAGAGCTCTGTTGTCCTGCACATGTCTCTATGTAGTAGATGCCCCACATTAACATGCCTTCttcagtaaaacacacaaaaactgtgtTTCCTCCATAATTATACCTCTTACAcgttcacaaacacagacacacgcagcTGGACATAAGCGATCCTTGAAAAGCCTCACAGACACAGTCGGAATGCAAACACTCCTTTATTATTGGTCCTTTCCTTGGCCAATAATAAACTTGCTGGTGAACATCAGGCGTGTTTTTGTTGGTGTGTACACTGCGTAAACATTTCACTTCTCCTGAAAACAAGAACGGGGAAAATAATGAGTGCAAGCAATCAGAACATGTTTGAGCTGTATAAATATCCTGgcggggaaaagaaaagaaaagtaaattgCATGGTAAATATGACATCACTTTGGTTTTCACGCATGCTTTTGGTTGTACAGAAGTGCGTTGTAATCTCAGTGTGGTAACACATAACAATGACTGACACAAACTAATGATGATGGAATCATCAGGTCATGTTAACGAATCACTAGTTAGTGGTTCGGTAACATTATGTCAACATTTCCTATCCTGAGGTTCCACTCACACCTGAGCGTCCATGTCGTGCAGATACATAGAGtagaaatgaaatgtcatgagcatgttaatttatttctattgaTTTGTTTAAGGAAAGGGACAAtgcatataaataaacattaaaaatgttaatatgccAGGTTGTGTGGCCAGAGACTCATTTCCGCCTGTAGTCCCTTGGCAGGTTGATATTATAAGggataaaaattaaaatacaccACCTTGACCAATGATTACCTCAAGGTTAACTAATGCT
The nucleotide sequence above comes from Solea senegalensis isolate Sse05_10M linkage group LG3, IFAPA_SoseM_1, whole genome shotgun sequence. Encoded proteins:
- the LOC122767314 gene encoding glycine-rich cell wall structural protein, which translates into the protein MCVCVCVCVFRGQDISVGVNQREDHIKDTGRLWDLKSLSSHQLLSSLPVLLSCVDLVSSIMLVRALLQTSLVLWLAQQTLQGGVKPQSVSWGRVLPARGVNVGVKPGVAGALGALGNRYGSKAMKTGLGRYPGAQLGVGGYRSLGLGGRAGLKPGGYGTQGAYGASLGTGMGLGTGLPNGLGLGYGQDARRAYGAGLGNLPGYGQGSLAGMGYHGARPGLGLGYPTGQRAEDQIPGYTGGAGNYLGASLGAGGYGAGLGQGTYLGGAAGKLGAAAALGQGGYPQGAAGKLNGYGEGAYLGAVGNGYGGGDAAKALAAGYGNGFSDGYGAGLGYPAELADVAENKAGKRKALSTGGYGGQGGYGALGAGLDSTAGKYGGAPQVPYGNAPVIPTRLEGEGGYPYAAQPLSLTAEGAKTSSKYEAGAGFGNQQTGYGAQMGATQDALGEQAGKYGGMNGPLGNGYKG